The sequence CGTCAGCTCGCCCGGGTCGTCCACCGCCGCGAGCCGGTCGTGGGCGGCCAGCCCCGCGGCGAAGACCTCCCCGAGCGGGTCGGACAGGGCGGCGAGGTTCTCCTCGAACCGCCGCAGCGGCGCACCGTCGCGCGCCGGCCGGCGCAGGGTGACGACGCCGAAGCCGACGCCGGTGACCCCGCGCGCGGCGAAGTCGTCGAGCCAGGCGGTGTACAGCTCGTCGAAGCGCGGCCCCGGGCGCTGCCCGCCGTCGCGGATCCACGTCTCGGCGTACAGCGCGGGGTCGGCGACCTCGCGCTGGACGACCCACGCGTCCAGCCCGGTGCCCTCCAGCCAGGACTCCACCCGCTGCGACCAGCTCTGCCCGTCGTGCAGCTCCCAGTTGCCCAGCAGCTGCGCGACGCCGCCGGGTTCCAGGACCGACCCGACCGACCCGACGAGCCGCGCGACGAGGGAGTCGCCCGGCATCCCGCCGTCGCGGTACTCGTAGGTGGGGACGGCGTCGGTGCGCGGGGTGATGACGAACGGCGGGTTGGACACGACCAGCCCGAACCGCTCCCCCTCCTCGACCGGCTCGAGCAGCGAGCCGTGCCGCAGGTCGAGGGCCACCTCGTTGAGCGCGGCGTTGACGGCCGCGAGGTCCAGGGCCCGCTCGGAGGTGTCCGTCGCGGTGACGCGGCGGGCGTGCCGCGAGGCGTGCAGCGCCTGGATCCCGCAGCCGGTGCCGACGTCGAGGACCCGGTCCACGGGCGTGCGCACGGTCGCCGAGGCCAGGGTCAGCGAGGCGCCGCCGACGCCGAGGACGTGGTCGGCGGACAGCTCGTGGCCGGTGGCGAGCTCGCCGAGGTCGCTGACGAGCCACCAGTGCGCGACCCCCCCACCGTCGGACAGGGCGTCGTCCACGGAGTACGGCCGCAGGTCCACCAGGGGCCGCACCTCGTCCCCGGGGGCCGACCCGGCGGCCGCGACCAGCCCGAGGGCCGCCGCACCCGCCGTCCCCGTGCGGGGCAGCGCCGCGTCGAGCTCGGCGCGGGTGACGGCCTGCCCGAGCGTCGCGCACCGCAGCAGCACGGCGGCGGGTTCGCGCGAACCGGCCGTCGCCCGCAGCGCGGGCAACGGCTGTTCGCGGTCCAGGGCCGCCGAGGCGACGTCGCCGACGAGCTCACCGACCCCGTCGACCGTGTAGTTCGCCGCGCGCAGGTCCTCGCGCAGACCGGCGAGGAGTTCTCTGGGATCGCTCACGCGGGGCGAGTCTGCCAGTTCAGGGCAGTCGCCCGGCTCCCTGGTCGGTGCGCAGGTCCACGTTCGTGGCCGGGTCCGCCGGGCCGGTGGGGGCGGCCATGTCGACGCGGCGCACCTTGCTGGACACGACGGCCGCGACGATCACGACGACCGCCACGAGGGCGATGCCGTAGCGCAACCAGGCGTTGGCGTCCGCCCCGACGGTCAGGGTCACGACCGCGGGGGCCACCAGCAGCGCCACGAGGTTCATCACCTTGATGAGCGGGTTGATGGCCGGCCCGGCGGTGTCCTTGAACGGGTCCCCGACGGTGTCGCCGATGACGGTCGCGGCGTGCGCGTCCGACCCCTTGCCCCCGTGCAGGCCGTCCTCGACGAGCTTCTTGGCGTTGTCCCACGCGCCGCCGGCGTTGGCCAGGAACACGGCCATGAGCACCCCGGCCCCGATCGCCCCGCCGAGGAACCCGGCCAGCGGCGCGACCCCGAGGCCGAACCCGACGGCGATGGGCGAGAACGCGGCGAGCAGGCCGGGGGTGGCCAGTTCGCGCAGCGCGTCCCGGGTGCACAGGTCGACGACGCGCCCGTGGTCGGGCTGCTCGGTGCCGTCCATGATCCCGGGGTGGTCGGCGAACTGCTTGCGGACCTCCAGGACGACGGCGCCGGCCGAGCGGCCGACCGCGTTGATCGCCAGGCCGGCGAAGAGGAACACGACGGCCGCACCCAGCAGCACCCCGACCAGGGTCGTGGGGGTGGAGATCCGGAAGTCGGCCAGCGTGCTCGTCACGTACGCCGAGGGCTGAGCGATGGCGACCGCGACCTCCGAGATCCGGTTCGTCACGGCGTCCTGGTAGGAACCGAACAACGCCGTCGCCGCCAGCACGGCCGTCGCGATGGCGATGCCCTTGGTCACGGCCTTGGTGGTGTTCCCGACCGCGTCCAGCTCGGTGAGGACCGCGGCCCCCTCGCCGTCGACGTCGCCGCTCATCTCGGCGATGCCCTGCGCGTTGTCGCTGACGGGCCCGAAGGTGTCCATCGCGACGATGACGCCGACCGTGGTCAGCAACCCGCACCCGGCGAGGGCGACGAGGAACATGGCCAGCGCGAGGACGCCGCCGGCGAGCACGAACGCGAAGAACACGGCACCGGCGATGACCAGGGTCGTGTAGACGGCCGACTCCAGCCCGAGGCCGATCCCGGACAGGACGACCGTCGCGGCCCCGGTCACCGAGGACCCCGCGACGTCCCTCGTGGGTTTCCCCTCGGTGCCCGTGTAGTGGCCGGTGAGGAAGAGGATGAGCACGGCCAGCAGGATCCCGAGGAACACCGCGGCGAAGGCGATCAGCCGCGGGTCGCCGTTGAGCGAGGCGATCGTGGTCGAGGCCCCCTGCAGCTCGGAGAAGCGGCTGGGCAGGAACGCGAAGCAGGCGATCGCGGTGCCGACGAGGGCGACGACGGCCGAGAGGTAGAAGCCGTTCTGGATCGAGGTCAGGCCGCTGACCCCGGGCCGGGCCCGGACCAGCACGACCCCCAGGGCCGCGGTGATCGCCCCGATCGCGGGGACCAGCAACGGCAGGACCAGGCCGTCCTCCCCGATGGCGGCGCTGCCGAGGATGACGGCCGCGACGATCGTCACGGCGTAGGACTCGAACAGGTCGGCCGCCATCCCGGCGCAGTCGCCCACGTTGTCGCCCACGTTGTCGGCGATCGTGGCGGGGTTGCGCGGGTCGTCCTCGGGGATGCCCTGCTCGATCTTGCCGACGAGGTCGGCCCCGACGTCGGCGGCCTTGGTGAAGATGCCGCCGCCCACGCGCATGAACATGGCCAGCAGCGCCGCGCCGAAACCGAAACCCTCCAGGACCGTGGGGGCGTCGGGGCCGAAGGCGAGGACCGCGACGGAGGCCCCGAGCAGACCGAGGCCCACGGTGGTCATGCCGACGACGCCGCCGGTGCGGAACGCGATCCGCATGCCCTCCTCGCGCCCGCCGGAGGCGTTGCGCGCGGCCGCGGCGACGCGCACGTTCGCGCGCACGGCCAGCGACATCCCCAGGTAGCCGATGGCGGAGGAGAATCCGGCCCCGACGACGAAGGCGACGCTGCGCGCCGCGCGCAGGTCCCAGCCGTCCGCGGGCAGCGCCAGCAGCAGGATCAGGACGGCGACGGCGAACCAGGCCAGGGTCCGGAACTGCCGGCGCAGGTAGGCCGAGGCGCCGCTCTGGACGGCGCCCGCGATGGCCTGCATGCGTTCGGTCCCCTCGCCCGCGGCGAGGACCTGTCGTCGGAAGACGTAGGCGGCGGCCAGGGCCAGGACGGAGATGATCGCGACGGCGACAGCGATCCCCTGGGCGGAACTCGACAGGCTCTCGGGCACGGGCACACGTCCTCCTCGACGGTGATGACCTCGTCCAGCAGCGTAGGGCAGTGCCCTCGGGACTGCTACACGCCGCGATCACCCGTCCACCGGAGGTGGTGGTCGCCGGTCCGGGTCAGAAGGCCCGGGCCCCCACGGCGTCACCCGAGGAGAGTTTCCAGCTGAGCCGGAGCCCACCCGACGTACCGGCCTGACCGCTGGAATCGGCCATGCCCGCCATCAGCGCGAGCGACAGCGGGTCCTCCGTGGCCAACGGGCCGGGCCCGGCGACCAGGGGCTCGCCGTGCACGTCGCACTGCACGACGGTCACGTCGAGGCCGTCCCGGTCGTCGCACAACCTCATGTCGACGAGCCCGACCGCCGGTCCCGCCGCCGTCTGCAGGGCACCGCCGGCGACGGCGCGGGCGCACGCCTCACCGATCGCGATGCGGATCTCGTCGAGCTGGTCCTCCCCGAAACCGGCCCGCCGGGCCACCGAGACGGCGACGAGCCGCGCGGTGCGCACGTGCTCGGCCATCGGCGAGAACCGCAGGGTGACGGTGGGCACGGTCGGGGGTACCTCGTTCCGATCAGGGGTGGAGCTCAGGACGTGGCGTTGGCCTCGTCGGACGTCGCCGAGGCCGCGATGGCGTCGGCCACGGTGTCGTGGATCGGGAAGACCTTCGTCAGGCCCGTGATGCGGAAGACCTTCAGGATCTTCTCCCGCTGGCACACCAGGTGCAACGAGCCGTCGTGCGACCGGACGCGCTTGAGGCCGCCGACCAGGACGCCGAGACCGGTGGAGTCGAGGAACTCGACGCCCTCCATGTCGACGACCAGGTGGTGGTGGCCGGCCCCGACGAGTTCGTTGAGCCGCTCGCGCAGGGTGGGCGCGGTGTAGACGTCGATCTCGCCGGACACCTCGACGACGGTCCGGCCGCTCTCCTCGCGGCTGGTCACCGACAGGTCCACTGGGACCCCTCCTCGCTGCTGGTCTGCTGCTCGCGGTCGCGCGCAGGTGCGTGCGGTGGC comes from Kineococcus rhizosphaerae and encodes:
- a CDS encoding DUF7059 domain-containing protein; the protein is MSDPRELLAGLREDLRAANYTVDGVGELVGDVASAALDREQPLPALRATAGSREPAAVLLRCATLGQAVTRAELDAALPRTGTAGAAALGLVAAAGSAPGDEVRPLVDLRPYSVDDALSDGGGVAHWWLVSDLGELATGHELSADHVLGVGGASLTLASATVRTPVDRVLDVGTGCGIQALHASRHARRVTATDTSERALDLAAVNAALNEVALDLRHGSLLEPVEEGERFGLVVSNPPFVITPRTDAVPTYEYRDGGMPGDSLVARLVGSVGSVLEPGGVAQLLGNWELHDGQSWSQRVESWLEGTGLDAWVVQREVADPALYAETWIRDGGQRPGPRFDELYTAWLDDFAARGVTGVGFGVVTLRRPARDGAPLRRFEENLAALSDPLGEVFAAGLAAHDRLAAVDDPGELTLRVAPDVTDERFHTPGDPDPRIVLLRQGGGLRRVAQVDGDLAGLVGACDGELTVGQITAGLAVLGEEAVGDVRARLYPRVRSLVEDGFLLLP
- a CDS encoding sodium-translocating pyrophosphatase; the protein is MPVPESLSSSAQGIAVAVAIISVLALAAAYVFRRQVLAAGEGTERMQAIAGAVQSGASAYLRRQFRTLAWFAVAVLILLLALPADGWDLRAARSVAFVVGAGFSSAIGYLGMSLAVRANVRVAAAARNASGGREEGMRIAFRTGGVVGMTTVGLGLLGASVAVLAFGPDAPTVLEGFGFGAALLAMFMRVGGGIFTKAADVGADLVGKIEQGIPEDDPRNPATIADNVGDNVGDCAGMAADLFESYAVTIVAAVILGSAAIGEDGLVLPLLVPAIGAITAALGVVLVRARPGVSGLTSIQNGFYLSAVVALVGTAIACFAFLPSRFSELQGASTTIASLNGDPRLIAFAAVFLGILLAVLILFLTGHYTGTEGKPTRDVAGSSVTGAATVVLSGIGLGLESAVYTTLVIAGAVFFAFVLAGGVLALAMFLVALAGCGLLTTVGVIVAMDTFGPVSDNAQGIAEMSGDVDGEGAAVLTELDAVGNTTKAVTKGIAIATAVLAATALFGSYQDAVTNRISEVAVAIAQPSAYVTSTLADFRISTPTTLVGVLLGAAVVFLFAGLAINAVGRSAGAVVLEVRKQFADHPGIMDGTEQPDHGRVVDLCTRDALRELATPGLLAAFSPIAVGFGLGVAPLAGFLGGAIGAGVLMAVFLANAGGAWDNAKKLVEDGLHGGKGSDAHAATVIGDTVGDPFKDTAGPAINPLIKVMNLVALLVAPAVVTLTVGADANAWLRYGIALVAVVVIVAAVVSSKVRRVDMAAPTGPADPATNVDLRTDQGAGRLP
- a CDS encoding ATP-binding protein; translated protein: MPTVTLRFSPMAEHVRTARLVAVSVARRAGFGEDQLDEIRIAIGEACARAVAGGALQTAAGPAVGLVDMRLCDDRDGLDVTVVQCDVHGEPLVAGPGPLATEDPLSLALMAGMADSSGQAGTSGGLRLSWKLSSGDAVGARAF
- a CDS encoding STAS domain-containing protein; this translates as MDLSVTSREESGRTVVEVSGEIDVYTAPTLRERLNELVGAGHHHLVVDMEGVEFLDSTGLGVLVGGLKRVRSHDGSLHLVCQREKILKVFRITGLTKVFPIHDTVADAIAASATSDEANATS